In Luteimonas viscosa, the following proteins share a genomic window:
- the lptB gene encoding LPS export ABC transporter ATP-binding protein, whose product MLVAEGLRKRYRQREVVRDFGLTLDAGEVVGLLGPNGAGKTTCFYMIVGLVPADEGRIVLDGRDITAEPMHQRARRGVGYLPQEPSVFRKLSVSDNIMLVLELREDLDRAGRRRELDGLLDELQITHVADQIGASLSGGERRRVEIARALAARPRLILLDEPFAGVDPISVVEIQRIVEHLKQRGIGVLITDHNVRETLGICDRAYILNEGSVLAQGAPDMLLANPDVRRVYLGESFRL is encoded by the coding sequence ATGCTCGTCGCCGAGGGGTTGCGCAAGCGCTACCGCCAGCGCGAGGTCGTGCGCGACTTCGGGCTGACCCTGGATGCCGGCGAGGTGGTCGGCCTGCTCGGCCCGAACGGCGCCGGCAAGACCACCTGCTTCTACATGATCGTCGGCCTGGTGCCGGCCGACGAGGGCCGGATCGTGCTCGACGGCCGCGACATCACCGCCGAACCCATGCACCAGCGCGCCAGGCGCGGCGTCGGCTACCTGCCGCAGGAACCCTCGGTGTTCCGCAAGCTCAGCGTCTCCGACAACATCATGCTGGTGCTGGAGCTGCGCGAGGACCTGGACCGCGCCGGCCGCCGCCGGGAACTCGACGGGCTGCTCGACGAATTGCAGATCACCCATGTCGCCGACCAGATCGGCGCCAGCCTTTCCGGCGGCGAGCGGCGGCGGGTCGAGATCGCCCGTGCGCTGGCGGCGCGGCCGCGGCTGATCCTGCTCGACGAACCGTTCGCCGGCGTCGATCCGATCTCGGTGGTGGAGATCCAGCGCATCGTCGAGCACCTCAAGCAGCGCGGCATCGGGGTGCTGATCACCGACCACAATGTGCGCGAAACCTTGGGCATTTGCGACAGGGCGTATATCCTCAACGAGGGAAGCGTGCTCGCGCAGGGGGCTCCGGACATGCTTCTCGCCAATCCCGACGTGCGCCGGGTCTACCTCGGAGAGTCCTTCCGTCTGTAG
- the purN gene encoding phosphoribosylglycinamide formyltransferase, with translation MAILASGRGSNLQAVLDAIATGTLDATVAGVFSDRTGAPALQRARAAGVHAQALSPRDYPSRAAFDQALFARVDAVAPDLIVCAGYMRLIDAAALASRAGRIINIHPSLLPAFKGLHTHRQALRAGVAEHGASVHFVTPDLDGGPVIAQARVPVEPGDTETSLAARVLAREHPLLVASLRLFAQARVALHEDRVHVDARALTAALQLSCNDAFA, from the coding sequence ATCGCGATCCTCGCGTCCGGACGCGGCAGCAACCTGCAGGCGGTCCTCGACGCGATCGCGACCGGCACCCTGGACGCGACCGTCGCCGGCGTGTTCTCCGACCGGACCGGGGCGCCCGCGCTGCAACGCGCGCGCGCGGCCGGCGTACACGCCCAGGCGCTGTCGCCGCGCGACTACCCTTCCCGCGCCGCGTTCGACCAGGCGCTGTTCGCCCGGGTCGACGCGGTGGCGCCGGACCTGATCGTCTGCGCCGGCTACATGCGCCTGATCGACGCCGCCGCCCTCGCGTCGCGGGCCGGCCGCATCATCAACATCCACCCGTCGCTGCTGCCCGCGTTCAAGGGACTGCACACCCATCGCCAGGCGTTGCGGGCGGGCGTGGCCGAGCACGGGGCGAGCGTGCATTTCGTCACCCCGGACCTGGATGGCGGCCCGGTGATCGCGCAGGCCCGCGTGCCGGTCGAACCGGGCGACACCGAGACCAGCCTCGCCGCGCGGGTGCTGGCCCGCGAGCATCCGCTGCTGGTGGCGAGCCTGCGCCTGTTCGCGCAGGCGCGGGTGGCCCTGCATGAAGACCGCGTTCACGTCGATGCACGCGCGCTGACCGCGGCGCTTCAGCTGTCGTGCAACGACGCCTTTGCATGA
- a CDS encoding KpsF/GutQ family sugar-phosphate isomerase translates to MATHGTSPREAPAAEPALAASGRRVFEVEMRGLEAVCARIDGAFSRACERILGAQGRVVCTGMGKSGHVARKIAATLASTGTPAFYMHPGEAGHGDLGMVTDADILLAVSYSGETDEILMLLPVLKRQGNAMLAMTGRPGSALAQAADVHLDISVPEEACPLHLAPTASTTAAMAMGDALAVALLEARGFTADDFARSHPAGALGRRLLLHIADVMHTGDDVPRVPADASLGEALLEMSRKRLGVTAVVDDAGRLLGLFTDGDLRRTLGDRRVDVHATAIGDVMTRDPVTIGSDALAVEAARLMETRKINALLVLDRDRRVVGALNVHDLLRARVV, encoded by the coding sequence ATGGCCACGCACGGAACATCGCCCCGCGAAGCACCCGCCGCAGAACCGGCCCTCGCCGCCAGTGGCCGGCGCGTGTTCGAGGTGGAGATGCGAGGCCTGGAGGCCGTCTGCGCGCGCATCGACGGCGCGTTCTCCCGGGCCTGCGAGCGGATCCTCGGCGCGCAGGGGCGCGTGGTGTGCACCGGCATGGGCAAGTCCGGCCACGTCGCGCGCAAGATCGCGGCCACGCTCGCCTCCACCGGCACCCCGGCGTTCTACATGCACCCGGGCGAGGCCGGCCATGGCGACCTGGGCATGGTCACCGATGCGGACATCCTGCTGGCGGTGTCGTATTCGGGCGAGACCGACGAGATCCTGATGCTGCTGCCCGTGCTCAAGCGCCAGGGCAACGCCATGCTGGCGATGACCGGCCGGCCAGGGTCGGCGCTGGCGCAGGCGGCCGATGTGCACCTGGACATCAGCGTGCCGGAGGAAGCCTGCCCGCTGCACCTCGCACCGACCGCCAGCACCACCGCGGCGATGGCGATGGGCGATGCGCTGGCGGTCGCGCTGCTCGAGGCGCGCGGCTTCACCGCCGACGATTTCGCGCGCTCGCACCCGGCCGGCGCGCTCGGCCGGCGCCTGCTGCTGCACATCGCCGACGTGATGCACACCGGCGACGACGTGCCGCGCGTGCCCGCCGACGCCTCGCTCGGCGAGGCGCTGCTGGAGATGAGCCGCAAGCGCCTGGGCGTGACCGCGGTGGTGGACGATGCCGGGCGGCTGCTGGGATTGTTCACCGACGGCGACCTGCGCCGCACCCTCGGAGACCGGCGGGTGGACGTGCATGCCACGGCGATCGGCGACGTGATGACCCGCGACCCGGTCACCATCGGCAGCGACGCGCTCGCGGTCGAGGCCGCGCGGCTGATGGAAACCCGCAAGATCAACGCCCTGCTGGTGCTGGACCGGGACCGCCGCGTGGTGGGCGCGCTCAACGTCCACGACCTGCTGCGGGCACGGGTGGTATGA
- the purM gene encoding phosphoribosylformylglycinamidine cyclo-ligase, giving the protein MTTPPPGPHGLTYRDAGVDIDAGNEVVERIKPLVRRSLRPEVMGGLGGFGALFDLSGKYREPVLVSGTDGVGTKLKLAQQLGRHDTIGIDLVAMCVNDVLVQGAEPLFFLDYFATGKLDVETTVAVVGGIARGCELSGCALIGGETAEMPDMYPPGEYDLAGFCVAGVEKSELRDGSAVREGDVLLGIASSGPHSNGYSLIRRIYDRAGRPAGLDVGGVALADALMAPTRLYVKPILELLRGTHGPAIHGMAHITGGGLTENIIRVVPEGLGLDIDASSWQLPPVFEWLQREGNVAREEMWRTFNCGIGFVLLADRDAVAGLGGELARLGLAHWRIGEVVPAREGERVRIG; this is encoded by the coding sequence GTGACCACCCCCCCTCCCGGCCCGCACGGCCTGACCTATCGCGACGCCGGCGTCGACATCGACGCGGGCAACGAGGTCGTCGAACGCATCAAGCCGCTGGTCCGGCGCAGCCTGCGCCCGGAGGTGATGGGCGGCCTCGGCGGCTTCGGCGCGCTGTTCGACCTGTCGGGCAAGTACCGCGAGCCGGTGCTGGTCTCGGGCACCGATGGCGTCGGCACCAAGCTCAAGCTCGCCCAGCAGCTCGGTCGCCACGACACCATCGGCATCGACCTGGTCGCGATGTGCGTGAACGACGTGCTGGTGCAGGGCGCCGAGCCGCTGTTCTTCCTCGACTATTTCGCCACCGGCAAGCTCGACGTGGAGACCACGGTGGCGGTGGTCGGCGGCATCGCCAGGGGCTGCGAGCTGTCCGGCTGCGCGCTGATCGGCGGCGAGACCGCGGAAATGCCCGACATGTATCCGCCGGGCGAATACGACCTGGCGGGGTTCTGCGTGGCCGGGGTGGAGAAGTCGGAACTGCGCGACGGCTCCGCCGTGCGCGAAGGCGACGTGCTGCTCGGCATCGCCTCCAGCGGCCCGCATTCCAACGGCTATTCGCTGATCCGCCGGATCTACGACCGCGCCGGCCGCCCGGCCGGACTCGACGTCGGCGGCGTGGCGCTGGCCGACGCGCTGATGGCGCCGACGCGGCTGTACGTCAAGCCGATCCTGGAACTGCTGCGCGGCACGCACGGGCCGGCGATCCACGGCATGGCCCACATCACCGGCGGCGGCCTGACCGAGAACATCATCCGCGTGGTGCCCGAGGGGCTCGGCCTCGACATCGATGCGTCGTCGTGGCAGTTGCCGCCGGTGTTCGAATGGCTGCAGCGCGAGGGCAACGTCGCCCGCGAGGAAATGTGGCGCACGTTCAACTGCGGCATCGGCTTCGTGCTGCTGGCCGACCGCGACGCGGTCGCCGGCCTCGGCGGCGAGCTCGCGCGACTCGGCCTCGCCCACTGGCGGATCGGCGAAGTCGTCCCCGCGCGCGAAGGCGAGCGCGTGCGCATCGGCTGA
- a CDS encoding DUF3108 domain-containing protein, translated as MLRTRFRTPAIAALLALASAPLAAIEPFTADYGAQYMGMQADGRMTLAPAGDNRWKYSLEVTGAGARLAQSTVFEATGGQWRPLSGNDSQGGESGLAAMLVKKRSVNATYDWDSGKATWDGDVKPDRRGPVKLQAGDVDGMLMNLALVRDFKAGKPLSYRLVEDGRVKRQAFRPAGTEDISVAGKTRKATKVTWKDDNRSITAWIVDDLPVPARILQQRDGRDHIDLQLKSLH; from the coding sequence ATGCTCCGAACCCGTTTCCGTACTCCCGCGATCGCAGCCCTGCTCGCGCTCGCCAGCGCGCCGCTGGCCGCGATCGAGCCCTTCACCGCCGATTACGGCGCCCAGTACATGGGCATGCAGGCCGACGGCCGCATGACCCTGGCGCCGGCGGGCGACAACCGCTGGAAGTACAGCCTCGAGGTCACCGGCGCCGGGGCGCGGCTGGCGCAGAGCACGGTGTTCGAGGCCACGGGCGGGCAGTGGCGCCCGCTGTCGGGCAACGATTCGCAGGGCGGCGAATCCGGGCTCGCGGCGATGCTGGTCAAGAAGCGTTCGGTCAACGCCACCTACGACTGGGACAGCGGCAAGGCCACCTGGGACGGCGACGTCAAGCCTGACCGTCGCGGACCGGTGAAGCTGCAGGCCGGCGACGTCGACGGCATGCTGATGAACCTCGCGCTGGTGCGCGACTTCAAGGCCGGCAAGCCGCTGAGCTACCGTCTGGTCGAGGACGGGCGGGTCAAGCGCCAGGCCTTCAGGCCGGCGGGCACCGAGGACATTTCGGTGGCCGGCAAGACCCGCAAGGCGACCAAGGTCACCTGGAAGGACGACAATCGCAGCATCACCGCCTGGATCGTCGACGATCTGCCGGTGCCTGCGCGCATCCTGCAGCAGCGCGACGGCCGCGACCATATCGACCTGCAGCTGAAGTCGCTGCACTGA
- a CDS encoding DUF3108 domain-containing protein, with protein sequence MRLTPSLLSACFAATALVATGASVPAHALALQATEATEATQAPTPASGSALQPFLATYEAWYGGKPAGNATMEVVRDDAAARWRIDLGIRGNRGLAGIAGLNLEQSTVFDEANGIYRPLSQSTVRKAAFFFNRKVTGTYDWHANTARWTGDLDRDRRAPLPIRYGDMSGLLINLAVIRDAQPGRSLQYRFVDGGRARDYAYQVAARTETVTVAELSYEALRVERTNGGNDETIFWIADGVPTPVRILQREDGEDAIDLRLVEYQTAQ encoded by the coding sequence ATGCGCCTGACCCCTTCCCTGCTTTCCGCATGCTTCGCCGCGACCGCCCTGGTTGCCACGGGCGCTTCCGTGCCTGCGCATGCCCTGGCCCTCCAGGCCACCGAGGCCACCGAGGCCACGCAGGCACCGACGCCAGCGTCCGGTTCTGCGTTGCAGCCATTCCTCGCCACCTACGAGGCGTGGTACGGCGGCAAGCCCGCGGGCAACGCGACCATGGAGGTGGTCCGGGACGACGCGGCCGCGCGCTGGCGCATCGACCTGGGCATCCGCGGCAACCGCGGGCTGGCCGGGATCGCGGGACTGAACCTTGAACAGAGCACCGTGTTCGACGAGGCCAACGGCATCTACCGGCCGTTGTCGCAGAGCACCGTGCGCAAGGCCGCGTTCTTCTTCAATCGCAAGGTCACCGGAACCTACGACTGGCATGCGAATACCGCGCGGTGGACGGGCGACCTCGACAGGGATCGCCGTGCCCCGCTGCCGATCCGCTACGGCGACATGAGCGGGCTGCTGATCAACCTCGCGGTGATCCGCGATGCGCAGCCGGGCAGGAGCCTGCAGTACCGCTTCGTCGACGGTGGCCGGGCGCGCGACTATGCCTACCAGGTCGCCGCCCGGACCGAAACGGTGACCGTGGCCGAACTGAGTTACGAGGCGCTGCGGGTCGAACGCACCAACGGCGGCAACGACGAGACCATCTTCTGGATCGCCGACGGGGTGCCGACCCCGGTCCGCATCCTGCAGCGCGAGGATGGCGAGGACGCCATCGACCTGCGCCTGGTCGAATACCAGACCGCACAATGA
- a CDS encoding KdsC family phosphatase, with protein sequence MPHATPAYPDELVARAAKTRLVGFDVDGTLTDGRLWFDEDGRESKAFQVLDGQGLVQLRRAGIAVAFITARNSLVAANRARELGAEPHVDCKDKLACLAGIAARMELSMDEVAFMGDDLPDLDVLRGVGFAVAPANVHHWLRGEVHWVTPSRGGEGAARELCDLILHAQGRVDALLDGRRR encoded by the coding sequence GTGCCCCACGCCACCCCCGCCTATCCCGACGAGCTCGTCGCCCGCGCCGCGAAGACCCGCCTGGTCGGTTTCGACGTCGACGGCACGCTGACGGACGGGCGCCTGTGGTTCGACGAGGACGGGCGCGAATCCAAGGCCTTCCAGGTGCTCGACGGCCAGGGCCTGGTGCAACTGCGCAGGGCCGGGATCGCCGTGGCCTTCATCACCGCCCGCAACAGCCTGGTCGCCGCCAACCGCGCACGCGAGCTGGGCGCCGAACCCCACGTCGACTGCAAGGACAAGCTCGCCTGCCTGGCGGGGATCGCCGCGCGCATGGAACTGTCCATGGACGAGGTGGCGTTCATGGGCGACGACCTGCCCGACCTGGACGTGCTGCGCGGGGTCGGCTTCGCCGTCGCGCCGGCGAACGTGCACCACTGGTTGCGCGGTGAGGTGCACTGGGTCACGCCCTCGCGCGGCGGCGAGGGCGCGGCGCGCGAATTGTGCGACCTGATCCTGCACGCGCAGGGCCGCGTCGATGCGCTGCTCGACGGACGCCGCCGATGA
- the lptA gene encoding lipopolysaccharide transport periplasmic protein LptA: MTRHAAELVLAIAAACCAGAALGKSSDRQQTMQVEANKSDCTVTDSGPCVLTGNVHIVQGSLVIDAARADIRQGDGDIQSAKLSGSPVRLKQQMDNGGTMNATAARVDYDLQQDTVVFIGGAVVQQPGRGSIAGERIVYNMRTGQVQGGGGGDEGRVTLQFEPRNRAPAAEADTEEQD; the protein is encoded by the coding sequence ATGACCCGACACGCCGCTGAGCTCGTCCTGGCGATCGCCGCCGCCTGCTGCGCGGGCGCCGCGCTGGGCAAATCCTCCGACCGCCAGCAGACCATGCAGGTGGAGGCCAACAAGAGCGACTGCACGGTCACCGACTCCGGCCCCTGCGTGCTCACCGGCAACGTCCACATCGTGCAGGGCTCGCTGGTGATCGATGCCGCGCGCGCCGACATCCGCCAGGGCGACGGCGACATCCAGAGCGCGAAGCTGAGCGGCTCGCCGGTGCGGCTGAAGCAGCAGATGGACAACGGCGGGACCATGAACGCCACCGCCGCCCGGGTCGACTACGACCTGCAGCAGGACACCGTGGTGTTCATCGGCGGCGCGGTGGTCCAGCAACCCGGCCGCGGCAGCATCGCCGGCGAACGCATCGTCTACAACATGCGTACCGGCCAGGTGCAGGGCGGCGGCGGCGGCGACGAAGGGCGCGTGACCCTGCAGTTCGAGCCGCGCAACCGCGCGCCGGCGGCCGAGGCCGACACGGAAGAGCAGGACTGA
- a CDS encoding DUF2066 domain-containing protein, giving the protein MIGWALAALLLAAPAAAQRVEGDRASAQGVYEAEVPVRSQAESERETAFARALAQVFGKLSGDRAITSRPGIGQELRRAEQYVDGFDYRQDESVGASGAPSFRTTLVVRFKPDDIDALVDALGLPVWPQPRPKPVVWLAIDDGKGPRLVGLQHNNVARPLLQRASERGYRLGLPNGSAAEQAAVGAIWRGDTAAIARLSARYSPPMQLVGKLYRGGAGWKADWIFVDNGRVLSRWSEEDVDARRALATGADGGADALIKRYAKATAPSQPVAQRIVFSGVRSGGDYLRLAAALQRMSVVRAIRPVRATADRLELDLDLLTGLPGFRRMADEAVLLEVEGGDELTPVYLLR; this is encoded by the coding sequence ATGATCGGGTGGGCGCTGGCCGCGCTGCTGCTGGCGGCGCCCGCGGCGGCGCAGCGCGTCGAGGGCGACCGCGCGTCGGCGCAGGGCGTGTACGAGGCCGAGGTACCGGTGCGCAGCCAGGCCGAGTCCGAGCGCGAGACCGCCTTCGCGCGCGCGCTGGCCCAGGTGTTCGGGAAGCTGTCCGGCGACCGTGCGATCACCAGCCGCCCCGGGATCGGCCAGGAACTGCGCCGCGCCGAACAGTACGTGGACGGCTTCGACTACCGCCAGGACGAGAGCGTGGGCGCGAGCGGCGCGCCGAGCTTCCGGACCACCCTGGTGGTGCGCTTCAAGCCCGACGACATCGACGCCCTGGTCGACGCGCTGGGCCTGCCGGTGTGGCCGCAGCCGCGGCCCAAGCCGGTGGTGTGGCTGGCGATCGACGACGGCAAGGGGCCGCGCCTGGTCGGGCTGCAGCACAACAACGTGGCGCGGCCGCTGCTGCAGCGGGCGAGCGAGCGTGGCTACCGGCTGGGGCTGCCCAACGGCAGCGCCGCCGAGCAGGCCGCGGTCGGTGCGATCTGGCGCGGCGACACGGCCGCGATCGCGCGCCTGTCCGCGCGCTACAGTCCGCCGATGCAGCTGGTCGGCAAGCTCTACCGCGGCGGGGCCGGCTGGAAGGCCGACTGGATCTTCGTCGACAACGGCCGCGTGCTGTCGCGCTGGTCGGAAGAGGACGTCGACGCGCGGCGCGCGCTGGCTACAGGTGCCGATGGCGGCGCCGACGCGCTGATCAAGCGCTACGCCAAGGCCACCGCGCCGTCGCAGCCGGTCGCGCAGCGCATCGTCTTCAGCGGCGTGCGCAGCGGCGGCGACTACCTGCGCCTGGCCGCGGCGCTGCAGCGCATGTCGGTGGTGCGCGCGATCCGTCCCGTGCGAGCGACCGCCGACCGCCTGGAACTCGACCTCGACCTGCTGACCGGGCTGCCGGGCTTCCGCCGCATGGCCGACGAGGCGGTGCTGCTGGAAGTCGAGGGCGGCGACGAACTCACGCCGGTCTACCTGCTGCGCTGA
- the murA gene encoding UDP-N-acetylglucosamine 1-carboxyvinyltransferase: MDKIVVTGGVPLEGEVRISGAKNAVLPILCATLLADAPMEIGNVPHLHDVRTTARLLGGLGAGIGHDIEGGIVRVDPRTVDSHLAPYELVRTMRASVLVLGPLLAKHGAAEVSLPGGCAIGSRPVDLHIRALEALGAEIVVEHGFIKARAGRLRGGHVQFPMVSVGATENVLMAATLAEGTTTIENAAREPEIVDLAACLSAMGARIEGAGTSRILVHGVDALHGARHDVIADRIETGTFLVAGAITGGHVIATHARPDTLEAVLAKLREAGAEVSIDGDRVGVDMRGRRPRAVDIVTEPHPGFPTDMQAQFMALDCVAEGAGTIDERIFENRFMHVNELMRLGADIQIDGHRATVTGVARLSGAPVMATDLRASASLILAGLVAEGETTIDRIYHLDRGYERIERKLSGLGARIRRVS, from the coding sequence ATGGACAAGATCGTCGTCACCGGTGGGGTGCCGCTGGAGGGAGAGGTCCGGATTTCCGGCGCCAAGAACGCGGTGCTGCCGATCCTGTGCGCGACCCTGCTGGCCGATGCACCGATGGAGATCGGCAACGTGCCGCACCTGCACGACGTGCGCACCACCGCGCGCCTGCTGGGCGGCCTCGGCGCGGGCATCGGACACGACATCGAAGGCGGGATCGTGCGTGTCGACCCACGCACCGTCGACAGCCACCTGGCGCCCTACGAACTGGTGCGGACCATGCGCGCCTCGGTGCTCGTGCTCGGGCCGCTGCTGGCGAAGCATGGTGCGGCGGAAGTCTCGCTGCCGGGCGGCTGCGCGATCGGTTCGCGTCCGGTCGACCTGCATATCAGGGCGCTGGAGGCGCTGGGCGCCGAGATCGTGGTCGAGCACGGCTTCATCAAGGCGCGCGCGGGACGGCTGCGCGGGGGCCACGTGCAGTTCCCGATGGTCAGCGTGGGCGCGACCGAGAACGTGCTGATGGCGGCGACCCTCGCCGAGGGCACCACCACGATCGAGAACGCAGCGCGCGAGCCGGAGATCGTCGACCTGGCCGCCTGCCTCTCGGCGATGGGCGCGCGGATCGAGGGCGCCGGTACCTCGCGCATCCTCGTGCACGGGGTCGACGCGCTGCACGGCGCGCGCCACGACGTGATCGCCGACCGGATCGAGACCGGCACCTTCCTGGTGGCCGGCGCGATCACCGGCGGCCACGTGATCGCCACGCATGCGCGGCCGGACACGCTCGAAGCGGTGCTCGCGAAGCTGCGCGAGGCCGGTGCGGAGGTGAGCATCGACGGCGATCGCGTCGGAGTCGACATGCGCGGCCGCCGGCCGCGCGCGGTCGACATCGTCACCGAGCCGCACCCGGGCTTCCCGACCGACATGCAGGCGCAGTTCATGGCCCTGGACTGTGTCGCCGAGGGCGCGGGCACGATCGACGAGCGGATCTTCGAGAACCGCTTCATGCACGTCAACGAGCTGATGCGCCTGGGTGCCGATATCCAGATCGACGGCCATCGCGCCACGGTGACCGGCGTCGCCCGGCTCAGCGGGGCGCCGGTGATGGCGACCGACCTGCGGGCATCGGCTTCGCTGATCCTGGCGGGCCTCGTCGCCGAGGGCGAGACCACCATCGACCGCATCTACCACCTCGACCGCGGCTACGAGCGCATCGAGCGCAAGCTGTCGGGGCTGGGCGCGCGGATCCGGCGGGTGTCGTGA
- a CDS encoding BolA family protein: MNPDFIRDLILQGLPGARVEVSGDDGVHFEALVVSEAFAGKLPLARHRMVYATLGERMGGEIHALALKTLTPDEAARG; the protein is encoded by the coding sequence TTGAACCCCGATTTCATCCGCGATCTGATCCTGCAGGGACTGCCCGGCGCCCGTGTCGAGGTCTCCGGCGACGACGGCGTGCATTTCGAAGCCTTGGTCGTGTCCGAGGCCTTCGCCGGGAAACTGCCGTTGGCCCGTCACCGCATGGTGTACGCCACGCTCGGCGAGCGCATGGGCGGCGAGATCCACGCGCTCGCCCTGAAGACCCTCACGCCCGACGAAGCGGCACGCGGCTGA
- a CDS encoding EF-hand domain-containing protein, translated as MNKTKSRFPPRRKVLLAVVVLVLVAMLVLRLMGIAGFNGTAPEGMDWNDDGVASRAEILQGYTIIAVDETRDGPRTCRRYVRLRDREAPFRVECRVEFGEDGGKGSTPQ; from the coding sequence GTGAACAAGACGAAGTCGCGCTTCCCGCCCAGGCGCAAGGTGCTGCTGGCGGTCGTGGTGCTGGTGCTGGTGGCGATGCTGGTCCTGCGCCTGATGGGCATCGCCGGCTTCAACGGCACCGCGCCCGAGGGCATGGACTGGAACGACGACGGCGTGGCCAGCCGCGCCGAAATCCTGCAGGGCTACACGATCATCGCGGTCGACGAGACCCGCGACGGCCCGCGCACCTGTCGCCGCTACGTGCGCCTGCGCGATCGCGAGGCGCCGTTCCGGGTGGAATGCCGGGTCGAGTTCGGGGAAGACGGCGGGAAGGGTTCGACGCCGCAATAA
- the lptC gene encoding LPS export ABC transporter periplasmic protein LptC yields MNWRLAVMLLLLAGALLSGWFAWRSHQPEAPEASTEARSDFILRDFEVVTLDSDGRESFSLRAPELRQTPGARTLELVTPLFLMPDEHGSRWEVRSKTGWVNEKSTLVKLRGDVVADSPVGASRPTVLRTEQLDIRPEDNRATSRAVVTITSPGTTMRGTGMEADLASKRIQLLSRVSLTNDPTRR; encoded by the coding sequence ATGAACTGGCGGCTCGCGGTCATGCTGCTCCTGCTCGCCGGCGCGCTGCTGAGCGGCTGGTTCGCCTGGCGCTCGCACCAGCCGGAGGCCCCGGAGGCGTCGACCGAGGCGCGCTCGGACTTCATCCTGCGCGATTTCGAGGTGGTGACCCTGGACAGCGACGGCCGGGAGTCGTTCTCGCTGCGCGCGCCGGAACTGCGGCAGACGCCCGGCGCCCGCACGCTGGAGCTGGTGACGCCGCTGTTCCTGATGCCCGACGAGCACGGCAGCCGCTGGGAAGTGCGCTCGAAGACCGGCTGGGTCAACGAGAAGAGCACCCTGGTGAAACTGCGTGGCGACGTGGTCGCCGACAGCCCGGTCGGCGCGAGCCGTCCGACCGTGCTGCGGACCGAACAGCTCGACATCCGGCCCGAGGACAACCGCGCCACGTCCAGGGCCGTCGTGACCATCACAAGCCCCGGCACTACAATGCGCGGTACCGGGATGGAGGCCGATCTGGCCAGCAAGCGCATCCAGCTCCTGTCCAGAGTGAGCCTGACCAATGACCCGACACGCCGCTGA